A segment of the Gammaproteobacteria bacterium genome:
GGTGCCGACGCGCGCGGCTGCGGGCGCGGGTTGCCGGGCCGGGACTGGACGCGGGGTGCCGGAGTGGGCCGGGAACGCACGCTGGGTGGTGCCGACGCGCGCGGCTGCGGGCGCGGGTTGCCGGGCCGGGACTGGACGCGGGGTGCCGGAGTGGGCCGGGAACGCACGCTGGGTGGTGCCGACACGCGCGGCTGCGACCGCGGGGTGCCGGGCCGGGACTGGACGCGGGGTGCGGGGGTTGGCCGTGAGCGCACGCTGGGTGGCCCCGACGCACGCGGCTGGACGCGGGGCGTTGCCGACGGTCGCGAGCGCACATTCGGCGGTGCCGACGCACGCGGTTGGGCGCGCGGCGCGCTGGACCGGGGCTGTGCGCTGGACCGGGGCTGCACACTGGACCGCGGCAATGTTCCGGGCCGGACCGATGCCGCATCCGACCCCGACCGGACCTGCGCCGTGCGTGGTTGCGACTGGATGCGCGGGGCCGCGGTCCGCGTCCCGGGCCGGACGGCCTCCGCGGAACCCCCGCTCCCTCGCGGCCGTGCAGTCCTGGTAGAACCTGGCTCCGGGCGCACCACGCGCGGCCGAGCGCTGACGCCCGATCCTCTCTCCACCGCTGGCGAGGAGGCGGCCGCCGATCGCTCCGAAACTCGAGCCACTGTGGTGCGCGGAGCGACGCGCGCGGTACGCGCCACCGCCGTCCGTCGCGGGTCTTCCTTGTACCGCACCCCCGGAGCCGGGGCATACCCGCCCACGTATCCGGATCCGTACCCCAGCCTGCCGCCGCTCACGTACCGGTAGCGCGGCGCGTAGGAGTAGTAGCCATGGTGCACCGGATAGCCATGGTAGACGGGGTAGCCGCCGTAGACGGGATACGAGTACCACGGGTCGTAGCTCCGGCTGCGCCATCCGAAGGCGAACCAGCCGTTCCCGAACCAGCCGTTCCCGTACCAGCCGTTCCCGTACCAGGGGTTGAAGGTGTACCAGGGGCTCCAGAAGGGGTCATGCCAGGCGAACCAGGGGCTGTAATAAGCGGGGTAGTGCCACCCGAATCCGAAGGAGATCGCCAGCCCCCACCGGCTCACCCGCCGCCGGCACCGGTGTGCGGAGTAGTCGTACGGGTCGATCCAGCCGTAGAGGTAGTCGCCCCCGTACCAGCGGCACCGAGGTCCGGAATAGTCGTATCCCGTATACGAATCCATGTAGTAGCGGTCGCTCACCCCGACGCCGTAGAACACTTCCGCCGCCGTGGCGGGGGTCCGCGAGCGAAGGGAGGTCGACCGGTGGTAGGCGAGCCCGACGCCGACTCCGTCCCAGACCGAAGCGCCCACCGCGAAGGACAAGGAGGACTCCTCGGCAAACTCCTGAGCCGCCGCGCCCGGGTTCCAGGCGACCCCTGCCGTCAACACCATCGCCGCACTTCCGAGGATCGCGCGCATGATTCCCTCCCGAGGCTTCAGGACATTATGGGGAATCTGAAGCAGAAACCGTGCCATCCAAACTCTCCGTTACCTGGGCCCGCGCGCGGCCGAGGAACGTCCCATTTGCGGGACGAGGCCGGAACGCGAATGGGACGGGGCCCGGCCTACGGACCCCGGGAGCGCATCCACCACTCGATCATCCCCAGAACCAGCACGAGCAGGAAGGGCGCCAGAACCAGCGCCAGCTTGAAGCCGGCCTGGGATCGATCCTCCTTCGTACGTCGCACCTCTGCTCTCCATGATCCCCGGTAGGGCTCTCATGCAACCCGGCAATCGCTTGTTAGCGCCTTACACCCGCGGTAAACTTCGCGGGTCCTTGAACCCCGGGCGAGATCGGGCTCGCCGGAACTCACCCCTGTATCCTAGCCCCCCTGCAGCCTCATGGCACAATACAAACACGCTCAGGTGCCCTCCGCGGGCGAGACCGTCACCGTTCGGGACGGCGCAGTCAACGTGCCGGCCAAGCCCATCGTCCCGTTCATCGAAGGTGACGGCATCGGCCCCGACATCTGGCACGCCACCCGCGCCGTGGTCGACGCGGCGGTGGCTCACGCGTACGGCGATTCGCGCGAGGTCATGTGGATGGAGGTGTACGCGGGCGAGAAGGCGCAGGAGAAGACGGGAGAGTGGCTGCCCGACGAGACCTACGACGCGCTGCGCGAGTTCAAGGTGGCCATCAAGGGCCCGCTCACCACGCCGGTTGGGAAGGGCATCCGCTCGCTCAACGTGACGCTCCGCCAGCAGCTCGATCTCTACTCCTGCATTCGCCCGGTGCGCTACATCCCCGGGGTGCCTTCGCCGATGCGCGAGCCGGAGAAGCTCGACGTGGTGATTTTCCGCGAGAACACGGAGGACGTCTACGCGGGCATCGAGTGGGCTTCCGGCAGCGAGGGCGCGGAGAGGGTGCGCTCGTTCCTTGTGGACGAGATGGGCGCCAACGTGCGCCCGCGGAGCGGGATCGGGGTCAAGCCGATCAGCCCGTTCGGCACTCATCGTCATGTCGCCGCCGCATTGCGCTACGCGGTGGCGCGCGGGCGCAGTTCGGTGACGCTGGTGCACAAGGGCAACATCATGAAGTTCACCGAGGGCGCGTTCCGCGACTGGGGATACGAGGTCGCCGCCCGGGATTTCGGGGATGAGACGATTCCCGAGTCGGCCATCTGGGAGGGCGCGGATCCCGCGGGCCGCATCGTGGTCAAGGACCGCATCGCCGACGCCATGTTCCAGCAGGTGCTGCTGAGGCCTTCGGAATACGACGTCATCGTGACGCCCAACCTGAACGGCGACTACCTCTCCGACGCGTGCGCGGCGCAGGCGGGCGGCCTCGGGATGGCGCCGGGCGCGAACCTGGGGGACGAAGTCGCCCTCTTCGAGGCCACGCACGGGACGGCGCCCAAGTACGCCGGCCAGAACAAGGTCAACCCGGGGTCGCTGATCCTGTCCGCGGGTATGATGCTCCAGCACATGGGCTGGACCGAGGCGGCGGACGCCGTCGACCGGGGCCTGGAGGGCGCCGTTGCGGCCCGGACGGTGACGTACGACCTGGAGCGCCAGATGGAGGGCGCGACCAAGGTGTCGACCTCGGCCTTCGGACAGGCCGTGATCGACCACATGTAGGCGGGAGGCACATGCGGGTAGAGGTCGTTCGCGGGCCGTCCGGCCGGCATGACACGCCGCTCGTGGCGGGGTTCCTGTTCGAGGGGCGAGACGCTCCCCCGCTGGCCGCCCCGGGCTCGGTTCTCGCCCGCTCCGTGGCGCGCGCTGCCGGGGACCTTCGCGGCCGCTCCGGAAGCAGCCACCTGTTCCACGCCGACCCCGGCGATGCCGGCCCGCGGCGCCTTCTTCTGCTCGGCGCCGGGAAGCGGGCCGACTGCAACCCCGAGGCGATCAGGCGGCTGGCCGCGCGGGCCGTGCGCAAGGCGTCCGAGCTGGAGATCGACCGGGTAACCATCGACGGGCTGGGCGCCCCTTCGATCGACCCGGAGAAGTTTGGGCAGGTGGTGGCGGAGGGCGCCGTCCTCGCGGCCTGGCGCTTTGACGAGCTCAAGACCCGGGCCGACGAGAAGGATCCCCCCGCCTGCACCGTCACGACCGTGGAGATCGCGACGGAATCCGACTTCGATGCGACGGGATCGGGCGCTCGCACGGGGGCGATCCTGGCGGAGGCGGAGAACTTCGCGCGCACCCTCCAGTCGTGGCCCGGGAACGTGGCCACGCCCACCCACCTGGCCGACAGGGCAAGCGATCTGGCCTCGGAGCTGGGCCTCGAGGTGCGGGTGCTCGGGCCCCGGGAGATGCGGGACGAGAACATGCTGGCGCTCCTGGCCGTCGCCCAGGGCTCGGCGCAGGACCCGCGGCTGATCGTCCTCGAGTATCACGGCGGAACCCGCGGCGATGCTCCGCTGGTACTGGTGGGCAAGGGGCTGACCTTCGATGCGGGGGGCATCTCGCTCAAGCCGGCCAAGGGCATGGAGGACATGAAGTTCGACATGTCGGGCGGCGCCGCCGTCCTGGGCGCCATGCGAGGTGTCGCCCGCCTCGGCCTGGACGTCAACGTGGTGGGCATCGTTCCCAGCTCCGAAAACCTCGTGAACGGAAGCGCGGTCAAGCCGGGAGACGTCATCGGGTCCCGGGAGGGCAAGACCATCGAAGTGATCAATACGGACGCCGAAGGCAGGCTGATCCTCGCGGACGCCCTCTCGTACGCGCGCACCTTCGAGCCGGACGCCATCGTGGACTGCGCCACGCTGACCGGCGCCTGCGTCATCGCGCTCGGGCACCATGCTTCCGCGGTCCTGGGGACCGATGATGCCCTCGTGGAGGAACTGCGCGCCGCCGGCGACCTCAGCGGCGAGCGCTGCTGGCCGCTGCCGATCTGGCCGGAGTACCGCCGCCAGCTCAACAGCCACACCGCCGATCTGAAGAACGTGGGCGGGCGTCCCGCCGGCACCATCACGGCCGCCTGCTTCCTGCGCGAGTTCGTGGGGGACGCGAAATGGGCCCATCTGGACATCGCCGGCACCGCGTACGGGGAAGGGAAGCTGCCCTACCAGCGGCCGGGCGGCTACGGGTCTCCGACCCGGCTGCTCATCGAGTGGGTCAGGACGCGCGCCGCGTGACGTCGCCCCCGGAACCGGCAGTAGCGCCTGCGGGCGTTGCCGTTCCGATGCCGCGGAGCCTCCCGCGCCCCTCCCGCTCCAGCGCCATCTGCGTCGCCATCCTGTTCTGCCTGGTTCCCGGGCGATCCGCGGCACAGGAGCCTCCGGACACGGTGCCTCCGCCTCCGGCCGACACCGCCGCGGTCGACTCCCTCGCAGCCGCAGCCGACTCGCTCGCGCCGGTGCCCGACTCGCTGGCCGCGGACTCTCTCCCCGGCGGCGGATTCGCTCCTCCCGGCGGATTCCCCCTCGAGGGGGATTCACTCGCGGACTCCCTCGTCGTCCAGCCCTTCCCGCAGCTTCCCGACCCCTCCCGCGGCGGATGGGCCGCCGGGGTGTGGGAATGGGACCGCGAGGCGCTGCTCGGCAACCAGGCGCTCTCGCTGGCGCAGCTTCTGGATCAGATTCCGGGGACTGTCGCGCTGAGAGGAGGGGACTTCGGAACCCCCAACATCGTGACCGCCTTCGGGGGCGGAGGCGGGCGCGTGCGCCTCTACATCGACGGCTTCGAGATGGTCCCGCTCAGGGCCGGCGCCCCCGATCTGGCGCAGGTCGGGCTGGCCGGGTTCCAGCATGTGCGCGTGCGCCGCTCCACCGACGGCCTGCGCGTGGAGCTGACCAGCCTCGAAGTGGATGATCCACGACCCTATTCCCTGGTCGAGGTGGGAACCGGGGATCTTCAGACCAACATGCTGCGCGCGACCTTCTCGCACCCCTTCTCCCTGGGAGGGAGCCTGGCCTTTACGCTGGACCGCCTCGACACCGAGGGCACCGGGCGCAGGGAGCCTGGGGCCACGACCGGCGGCTGGCTGCGCTACAGCCGCCACGTGGGCTCGCGCGTGAGCCTGCGCGGGGAGCTGCGCCGCATCTCGGCCTCCCGCCCGAGCGCGCTCTACACGCCCGCGCAGCATGGCAGGAGCGACTGGAGCCTGCGCGCGCGAGCCATCCTGCTTGACGGCGTCAACGCGGAGGTGTTTACCGGAAGATCCTCCACGACCGCTCCGGCGGACGAAGCGAACCCCGATGCGGCCGTGGCGTCCCTGAGCCGTAGCCAGACGGGCATCCGGCTCGCCGCCGAGCACGCCTTCGGAGAGCGTGCGGGCGTGTGGACCACCGGTCGCTGGGCATCGATGGGCGGCGACGCATGGCCCGAGCGGACCCTGGAGGTCGCCGCCGGCCTGCACACGTTTCTGGGAGGGATCGAAGGAGACTGGAGCCGTGAGAGGTGGCTCGGGGAGGATCTCTCGCT
Coding sequences within it:
- the icd gene encoding isocitrate dehydrogenase (NADP(+)), with protein sequence MAQYKHAQVPSAGETVTVRDGAVNVPAKPIVPFIEGDGIGPDIWHATRAVVDAAVAHAYGDSREVMWMEVYAGEKAQEKTGEWLPDETYDALREFKVAIKGPLTTPVGKGIRSLNVTLRQQLDLYSCIRPVRYIPGVPSPMREPEKLDVVIFRENTEDVYAGIEWASGSEGAERVRSFLVDEMGANVRPRSGIGVKPISPFGTHRHVAAALRYAVARGRSSVTLVHKGNIMKFTEGAFRDWGYEVAARDFGDETIPESAIWEGADPAGRIVVKDRIADAMFQQVLLRPSEYDVIVTPNLNGDYLSDACAAQAGGLGMAPGANLGDEVALFEATHGTAPKYAGQNKVNPGSLILSAGMMLQHMGWTEAADAVDRGLEGAVAARTVTYDLERQMEGATKVSTSAFGQAVIDHM
- a CDS encoding leucyl aminopeptidase — translated: MRVEVVRGPSGRHDTPLVAGFLFEGRDAPPLAAPGSVLARSVARAAGDLRGRSGSSHLFHADPGDAGPRRLLLLGAGKRADCNPEAIRRLAARAVRKASELEIDRVTIDGLGAPSIDPEKFGQVVAEGAVLAAWRFDELKTRADEKDPPACTVTTVEIATESDFDATGSGARTGAILAEAENFARTLQSWPGNVATPTHLADRASDLASELGLEVRVLGPREMRDENMLALLAVAQGSAQDPRLIVLEYHGGTRGDAPLVLVGKGLTFDAGGISLKPAKGMEDMKFDMSGGAAVLGAMRGVARLGLDVNVVGIVPSSENLVNGSAVKPGDVIGSREGKTIEVINTDAEGRLILADALSYARTFEPDAIVDCATLTGACVIALGHHASAVLGTDDALVEELRAAGDLSGERCWPLPIWPEYRRQLNSHTADLKNVGGRPAGTITAACFLREFVGDAKWAHLDIAGTAYGEGKLPYQRPGGYGSPTRLLIEWVRTRAA
- a CDS encoding Plug domain-containing protein, yielding MPPPPADTAAVDSLAAAADSLAPVPDSLAADSLPGGGFAPPGGFPLEGDSLADSLVVQPFPQLPDPSRGGWAAGVWEWDREALLGNQALSLAQLLDQIPGTVALRGGDFGTPNIVTAFGGGGGRVRLYIDGFEMVPLRAGAPDLAQVGLAGFQHVRVRRSTDGLRVELTSLEVDDPRPYSLVEVGTGDLQTNMLRATFSHPFSLGGSLAFTLDRLDTEGTGRREPGATTGGWLRYSRHVGSRVSLRGELRRISASRPSALYTPAQHGRSDWSLRARAILLDGVNAEVFTGRSSTTAPADEANPDAAVASLSRSQTGIRLAAEHAFGERAGVWTTGRWASMGGDAWPERTLEVAAGLHTFLGGIEGDWSRERWLGEDLSLRSLRAWTAPLLGLSFFGETRDGVTGVPFRLFDPRDTIPEIPRLAGPPVSFTTERSSTRVGAQFAWRGLSLGAARVELEQDQLTPFGFPMDSAGVVQEGGKRSGIEASARVPLYFNGLYAGLSYQVWDKDAPDWRYLPEESWNGQLGYHRTFLETQNFEIWTEIGVEGREPMVVPFMAPEDPGGELPGEADPEGEVNAPAFLTVPYHQSWYFRLQLRVLTFHLFVLTENFTAERELQDFPERFLPGGRSIYGIKWTLWN